The genome window gGATAATTGGACGTTGCATAAATCAAGAGTTATGACAACATGTTCAATTTCTTTACCCCCCTTTCTTAAGTAGGATATCAGATAGAATAGTATCAGATAATATCAGTTCCACATAGGTTTTGGTGATGAAAAATACTAATAGTGGGTCACTGCCCTGGGtgtgaaataatacaaaatCTGTTTGGCTACATTATGCTATATTGCTATATACTTTTAGGGATGTGTTACAATTTACAAAAACTTTTGTCATCACAAGGGATGACCTCATGGATCAGGATTCTGGATTAAGGATTGTTGACTATTCAGTGttgtgggagaaaaaaaaggggaaaaaaatcaaaaggctccattgtttttacagtaagaCAGTAAAAGCTGGTCAGCTTTGACTTTAAAATGCAATCAGTGTGCTTTGACATGTTTTGAGCAAAGCTCTCCAGTTACAGggcaacaaaaatattttaataatatgatGTTTTGTATGCCAAGAGTTATGGTATcatgttaatattttgtcaaGGATAGTATGGTAATATTTTCTCCTTCAAAGATGGTAAGATATCGCATATCATTAGTTTCAGTATCAGATCATATTAATTTCAGACAGGAATCAGCTGCTTTGGTTGGGTCACTTCCCTGGGCTgttgaaatactgtaaaatcTGTTTTGGAAGTATTTGACCAATCTAAGCTGTTATTCTTAAAAATTTACCCCTACAAAAATTAACTGTGGTTTTacgacaaaaaaacaaacaaaaaaagggtTACTGaccatggttttgctacacATAGTTTAACCCTGGTATTTAGCAACACTGTGGTTATACAAATGATAATCAATCcgccataaaaaaacaaaccaaaaaagaaaacatggttactacacttttactattataaaaccatggttaatctTCCTAAGGATAGGACACTGTATTTCTCTAGACACATTATCAGTTATGAAACTACCTGCTTACTCATTCTCTCATCCTGATTCATCCTCATATCTTTGTTCAAATGCTCCAGCGTCTTGTAGCTATCGTCAAACCATTATTTTCAATCTCTTTAAACAGTTTAACATAATGGTATTATTGTGGGGGTTATGATTTCGTAAACACTTACGTGACGCACTTTTAAAGCGTCGTTGTCTGTACTTCCGCATACGTCATTCGTGTTCGACGAGCGAGCCGCTTGCATGTGGAAATGTTTCCTTAAATCACACGAAGCTagcttttttacttttaatataaaatgtcttCTAAGAACAGTCAACGAACGGAACCTGAGACTCAAGAAGAGCTCGCACAAAAAGAGGAGCTGAACAAAAAGGTTTCAtatcacaaatattttgtatagCATATATAGTTACATTATCATAACTTTACGTTAACGGTCGGTCAGTTAAAGCACTTTTGGTATATATATTTagtaatttatgttttttttttttttatcactgttTACAAACCTTTACGATTCATTCACAGATAAAAGAGCAAAAGATTTTAGTCGACGAGTTGAGCAATTTGAGGAAAAACAGGGTATGTATGTCGTCCCATTATCATATAGGTCATGCTACATTTGGAGTAGCAGATGCTGTCACTCAATTATAGATGACAAAGTCAAACTGAAGTGTACACATCTCCGAGTCCTATATAAGTTCatatatgtttaaaacatttgttactgtaacattataatatataaccTTATATAATCTTATAACCTTGCAatcttttatcattattttcagttattttcactttttgtcACTGATCCATAATGATCTGAATTTTTCCAATTAAAGAAAGTAACGAATATATTTGtcataaaatacagaaaataagaATTCTATTTTATCTTATATTGGAATATAAgaattgttacattttatttgtacacTGTAAACTGATGTTAAATAGAGTATTTAACATCATTTgaaatttatttacaaatagaATGTAAcctttataaatgtataaacataaatgtaacttaaaaaaaaaaaaaaaaaaaaaaatatatatatatatatatatctattgCTATTTTCCATCACACTTggaatcaaataataaaattccATGTCATTCTTCAAAAGACTGCTTTTATCTTTCATGAACTAACTTATCAACATTAACTAAACAATATCAACATTTACCTCAAAGTCATTGGTCCTCTCATGGCATAAATTTAAATGAAGAGAATATGACcgaatttcattttttgaagaGTTAGAATTACCCATATGCTTAGGCTTATATATATGCAGATTTGCTAGAATATCATTATGTTCTGGTAATCCTAACCTTTTTCTTATAGAGAGTGTACACACAGCAACCCAACAGCAATATATTCTTCCTGGCAGACAGAGAAGAGACCCTTAGTTCTTGTAAAAGTAAGttcataaataatgaataaaatcataaataataataccaaCCGTTTTGAGTTCTTTCTAATACTGTCATCTTCTTGTCTCTTACAGAAGATCTTGATAACATGAGGAAAGAATATCAAGATATTTAGTGCTGCGGGATAATGTGTGGGATCTGCTGTGTGGTCAGTTTGACCACACCGCATGTTCCACTAGAGGAGCGTGTGCGTGAAAATCTAAAATACAGAGGGCCCAACTGTAGCCGGGACATTACAGTAACAATTTCAAACTGCAGTCTCCTTTTCTCGGCACATGTGCTTCATATGAGGGGTTCCTTGACACCTCAGCCTCTTCAGGATGACAATGGGAACATGCTTCTCTGGAATGGAGAGGTATTTGGTGGTCTGAGAGTAGAGGAGGAAGAAAATGACACCAAAGCTGTTCTCCATCACCTGTCAATAGCTCAGAGCGCCTCAGATGtgatatctttactgtcacaacTCAAAGGACCTTGGGCCTTTATCTATTACCAAAAAGTAGAGCGCTGTATCTGGTTTGGAAGGGACTTTTTTGGAAGAAGAAGTCTGCTTTGGAAATTTGATCCTGAAAAAGCATCTTTCATACTCACATCTGTTGCTTCCCAGCCAGCAGATGATGTTCAATCTCAGTGGCAGGAAGTACCACCTAGAGGAGTTTACAGGTTTGACCTAACAGACTCTTCACCACCAGGGACATTTGTTTTTGACCTTTATCCATGGGTTTTCCACAGTGACAATGAGCCAAATGAAAGCACGGAATTGAAATGCGCAAGTCTACACAGATCTGTCTCTGTAAACACAAATAGTTCTGGACTTTACCTGACCTACCCTGTTTGCCCAATGAACACATCCATTTCATCACTTACGGCTGAACAAGATCAGAACGTCTCTCAAACCTCTGTTGAAAGTCTGAAAGAATTACTAACAAACACTAAAAAGAAAGTGATGGTTGGCATGCTCATTGACGTTCTAAGTGAGGCTGTCCGTAAGAGAGTTTGTTACCTACCTGCTCAAGATGAATTGGCAGTCCCCTTAAATTATACAAAAGCTGATATTGCCATTCTTTTCTCTGGGGGAATTGATTCAATGATATTAGCTGCCCTTGCTGATAGGCACGTTCCTGCAGACAAACCCATTGACCTACTCAATGTTGCTTTCAAAATCCAAGTAAAAAAAGTGCCTCCCAAGTCCTTGAAGAAAGGGAAAAATAAGAAGAAAGACTGTGATGATGCTGATAAAACACAATCGGATCAGCAGAGCTTCAACTGCTTTGATGTGCCAGACAGAATAACTGGAAGAGCTGGTCTGCAAGAACTAAAAAATCTCAGTCCAAACCGCCAGTGGAACTTAATCGAAATTAATGTGACTCAAGAGGAGCTTCAAGAAATGCGACAGAAACGCATCTGTCATTTGGTGCACCCTTTGGACACTGTTCTGGATGATAGCCTTGGATGTGCCATCTGGTTTGCTGCCAGAGGAACTGGCATCATAAATGAGGGTGTTGAAGAAGAGCTTTATATTTCAGAAGCAAAGGTTACTTAGTTTTTTTGGTTTGCACTTGAATTATGTCTGTATGAAAATTTATgtttgggttagttcacccaaaattgaaaattctgtaatttattactcgccctcatgtcgttacaaactcgtaagacctttgttcatcttcagaacacaaaataagatctttttgatgaagcctgagaggtttctgtcttcaatagagatccaacgcaactaccactccaaggtccagaaaggtaggaaaaagacatcattaaagtactccatgtgactccagtcgcttaaactcaattttatgaagcgatgtgagtgctttgtttgtgcaaaaccccccccaaaaaacataatttaccactatacagtgcacagcataaatgagtacaccccctctgaaacttctgaaagtcagcaatttcTCAATTACTTAGgagacatgttagggttctttagagacATAATGTTCCAGcgagtctgcttaatcaattaccaaagaagcatgtcaaaattgctcaggaaaataagattttcttatcaaggtgataaaatgttgtgtagcaaaaatgagtacacccttctcaaagttactaaataaaatgaaaaaaaaaaaaaagttctggtgtaagtttaaggcaatgtttgatcaataggtaagtatgttgaaccaaaacatttaaagagaagtaatttctcgACAATTAAaagttatatagcccactgaatcattctcagacttaatgctgaaaACAATGGgaccacttgggagagaactgtcagtaGACtcatttcttagcacaaaaaaggacagtggtacaagagggttaccaaatcattgttttaagtttgaaaatatagcaaaagtaacacagaaattcaaaaacaatggacttgtgacaaggcccctgaaataatcaggccttcattttaagctttcatttagtgatgagggatttttttgctagacaaagagcagtaAAAATACCAAgtgagtgtctcagagccagcaaaagctatgagaagagtgactgtttatctcacagagtaagatgcagcctgcagaaatgacatgcatggttgttgttctcactgcaACTActtactgtagccaaagcacaataaagtcagttagccatttcccatatttacaaaatatagattctgggaatcaataatCTGGTCTCATGagcagcatccaaaatgttatggtgttgctagaggaggagtacagtgagaagtgcctggttcccacagtaaagttcagtggtagtaaagctcttatatagggatgtttgagtgctgaaggtgtgagggagttgtgctttatcaatgctgtcatgaattcccacaccactgtgtaatttaatacacaaacttgaaacagaaaatgttaccctttcctcattctctgcattgttgggcatttttttcaacatgacaatgaggatatgcattctcccaaggtgaaaaaccttctgtggacatgaattgcactcaatcttaacacccttgagcacctgtgggggattctgtagagacgagttgagcaacactcctcattaaagatcagggcatttaaggagctcatccaggagttaaacaggacagatgtgacaatttgtcatgaacttgtacactccttgccaagaagggtcagagcagtatattcaaaattatggagggcatattaagtgctagaatattatacatttgttgaattaaatctagggagtactcatttctgcaatccttaatttaaacaaaattggctaattagcttattttatggctattaatgacaaatatttctgtttttattatgtatatgtttaatacattttagttttgccatctttccatgaattgtattggtgatcataaagaaaatacatcatttgtatttgttcagagggggtgtactcatttatgctgtgcactgtatttacaaaatattatccaAAACGTGTTCACGCAACATTCAGAGCTCTCGCATGCGTTGTGATGCTCTCGTGAATTTTTGCGCATGTGCGTTAATGAGCGAGACTGAACACAACAGGCATGCGTCGTGAAGCTCTCGTGAATGCGTGTTGCagatcagtatttttgtatgtaAAGTGGTAaatcatgttgttttttttgtttgtttttttttttgcgcaaacaaagcattcatgtcgcttcataaaattgagtttaagccactggagtcacatggagtactttaatgatgattttttttctctacctttctggaccttggagtggtagttgtgttggatctctatggagggacagaaacctctcagacttcatcaaagagatcttaatttgtgttccgaagatgaatgaaggtcttacggatatGGAATGACACgtgggtgagtaataaatgacagaattttcatttttgggtgaactaaccctttaatgtaaagACCAAGTCTCACTgcatcaaattttatttttctcttctcAAAGGTGATTTTGACTGGCATCGGGGCAGACGAACAGCTGGCGGGATACTCCAGACACAGAGTGCGGTATAAGAGCTCTGGACTGGAAGGACTTGTCAAAGAGCTGGCTATGGAGCTGGAACGAATATCCTCAAGAAATCTGGGAAGGGATGACCGAATCATTGGGGACCATGGAAAAGAGGCCAGGCAAGAGTTACACTTTGC of Ctenopharyngodon idella isolate HZGC_01 chromosome 9, HZGC01, whole genome shotgun sequence contains these proteins:
- the LOC127519240 gene encoding ASNSD1 upstream open reading frame protein-like, which codes for MSSKNSQRTEPETQEELAQKEELNKKIKEQKILVDELSNLRKNRRVYTQQPNSNIFFLADREETLSSCKKDLDNMRKEYQDI
- the asnsd1 gene encoding asparagine synthetase domain-containing protein 1 — protein: MCGICCVVSLTTPHVPLEERVRENLKYRGPNCSRDITVTISNCSLLFSAHVLHMRGSLTPQPLQDDNGNMLLWNGEVFGGLRVEEEENDTKAVLHHLSIAQSASDVISLLSQLKGPWAFIYYQKVERCIWFGRDFFGRRSLLWKFDPEKASFILTSVASQPADDVQSQWQEVPPRGVYRFDLTDSSPPGTFVFDLYPWVFHSDNEPNESTELKCASLHRSVSVNTNSSGLYLTYPVCPMNTSISSLTAEQDQNVSQTSVESLKELLTNTKKKVMVGMLIDVLSEAVRKRVCYLPAQDELAVPLNYTKADIAILFSGGIDSMILAALADRHVPADKPIDLLNVAFKIQVKKVPPKSLKKGKNKKKDCDDADKTQSDQQSFNCFDVPDRITGRAGLQELKNLSPNRQWNLIEINVTQEELQEMRQKRICHLVHPLDTVLDDSLGCAIWFAARGTGIINEGVEEELYISEAKVILTGIGADEQLAGYSRHRVRYKSSGLEGLVKELAMELERISSRNLGRDDRIIGDHGKEARFPYLDEDVVSFLNGLPVSEKADLSLPRGVGEKLLLRLAAVELGLGLSALLPKRAMQFGSRIAKLENNHEKASDKCKRLVTT